From the genome of Cellvibrio japonicus Ueda107, one region includes:
- a CDS encoding UDP-2,3-diacylglucosamine diphosphatase → MTPSQPATIASPPLTEPGFVPTPPKASPRPTGHLIRAKTLWLSDIHLGFRDSKVDYLLDFLNNVHCETLYLVGDIVDLWAMKRRFCWPAKHYQVMLKFYEMAAKGIRVIYVPGNHDDPMRRFDGELFGPIEIAEECEHRTADGKRLLVMHGDAMDAYINHSWLARVIGDHGYELLLFINRWSNRIRKWMGRPYFSLAGLIKSNIKGAKAAIETYEREALDEARRRGFDGVVCGHIHYPALREEHGLRYANCGDWIESCTALVEDHQGTMRLLHYSDKIEWQELQHLQTA, encoded by the coding sequence ATGACTCCATCTCAACCGGCCACCATCGCCAGCCCACCACTGACTGAACCCGGTTTTGTCCCAACCCCACCCAAAGCGTCTCCACGCCCTACCGGGCACCTGATCCGCGCCAAGACGCTTTGGTTGTCGGATATCCATCTGGGTTTTCGCGATAGCAAGGTGGATTACCTGCTGGATTTCCTCAATAACGTGCACTGTGAAACCCTTTATCTGGTGGGGGATATAGTCGATCTGTGGGCTATGAAGCGCCGTTTTTGCTGGCCGGCCAAGCATTATCAGGTGATGCTCAAATTCTATGAGATGGCCGCCAAAGGTATTCGGGTGATCTATGTACCGGGTAATCACGACGATCCCATGCGTCGCTTTGACGGAGAGCTATTTGGCCCCATTGAAATCGCCGAGGAATGCGAACACCGCACCGCCGATGGCAAGCGCCTGCTGGTGATGCACGGGGATGCGATGGATGCGTATATCAATCATTCCTGGCTGGCACGGGTTATTGGCGATCACGGCTACGAACTGCTGCTGTTTATTAATCGCTGGTCAAACCGGATACGCAAATGGATGGGCCGGCCTTACTTTTCGCTGGCGGGTTTGATTAAAAGTAATATCAAAGGGGCCAAAGCTGCCATAGAAACCTATGAGCGCGAAGCCTTGGATGAAGCGCGCCGCCGCGGATTTGACGGTGTTGTCTGCGGCCATATCCACTACCCGGCCCTGCGCGAGGAACACGGCCTGCGCTACGCCAACTGCGGCGACTGGATCGAGAGCTGCACGGCCTTAGTAGAAGATCACCAGGGCACTATGCGCCTGCTGCACTACAGCGACAAGATTGAATGGCAAGAACTGCAACATCTGCAGACAGCTTGA
- a CDS encoding ZIP family metal transporter, which translates to MMPVWLEAGTWGLIAACGLLIGALLGWFLHFSARAVAHVMAFGSGILIAALSLDLVGHALDDSGVAILDGLRVAGAFMAGAIIYSLINHRLNTPVARHRKRSVHQAPAQSNNGMAIAVGTLLDAIPESIAIGLMVASGGTLSLATLLAIFISNVPEALSSTSGMRRAGRSGGFMLGLWASMILLSGVFAILGVLLFGDASPMVRALVSCVAAGGIFAMVVETMIPEAFSETHELSGLVAALGFVSAVLLQLISG; encoded by the coding sequence ATGATGCCTGTCTGGCTTGAAGCGGGTACCTGGGGGCTGATTGCAGCCTGTGGCTTGCTCATTGGTGCGCTGCTGGGATGGTTCCTGCATTTCTCAGCGCGTGCAGTGGCCCATGTGATGGCATTTGGCAGCGGTATCCTGATCGCTGCATTAAGCCTGGACCTGGTTGGTCATGCCCTGGATGACAGCGGGGTAGCAATACTCGATGGACTCCGGGTGGCGGGCGCCTTTATGGCTGGGGCGATTATTTACTCGCTGATTAACCATCGCCTTAACACCCCGGTTGCCAGGCATCGCAAGCGCTCTGTTCACCAGGCGCCCGCCCAATCCAATAATGGTATGGCGATAGCCGTGGGCACCCTGCTGGATGCCATCCCCGAATCTATTGCCATTGGCCTGATGGTTGCCAGTGGCGGGACCCTGAGTCTCGCAACCCTGCTGGCAATTTTTATCTCCAATGTGCCAGAGGCGCTATCGAGCACATCGGGTATGCGTCGCGCCGGGCGTTCCGGTGGATTTATGTTGGGGTTGTGGGCCAGCATGATCCTGCTATCCGGCGTCTTCGCCATCCTGGGAGTGCTGCTCTTTGGTGATGCGTCACCTATGGTTCGGGCACTGGTGAGTTGTGTCGCGGCGGGCGGTATTTTTGCTATGGTGGTAGAGACCATGATTCCCGAAGCCTTTTCCGAAACCCATGAGCTATCGGGCCTAGTGGCTGCCTTGGGATTTGTGAGTGCCGTACTGCTTCAACTGATCAGCGGCTAA
- a CDS encoding acyl-CoA thioesterase translates to MADNTNSAPVFSCAMPVRWGDMDAYGHVNNTLYFRYFEEARFQWMLKEGMPLKSDTHPVVVTIGCTFLRPLFYPEDLRIDLHIAEPGRSSFMIYYKVYTAAQPGAAAAEGYSKVVWVSSENGKSVPLPDAVRRWFDQ, encoded by the coding sequence ATGGCGGATAACACCAACTCAGCACCTGTATTCAGTTGCGCGATGCCCGTTCGTTGGGGCGATATGGATGCCTATGGCCATGTCAATAACACCCTGTATTTTCGTTATTTCGAGGAGGCCCGTTTCCAGTGGATGCTCAAGGAGGGTATGCCCTTAAAAAGCGATACCCATCCTGTGGTGGTAACTATCGGGTGCACTTTCCTGCGGCCTTTATTTTACCCGGAAGACTTGCGTATCGATCTGCACATCGCTGAGCCGGGGCGCTCCAGTTTTATGATTTACTACAAGGTCTATACCGCTGCCCAACCGGGTGCGGCAGCGGCAGAAGGCTATTCCAAGGTAGTTTGGGTCAGTAGCGAGAACGGTAAGTCTGTGCCCTTGCCCGATGCGGTACGTCGCTGGTTTGACCAATGA